One window of Triticum dicoccoides isolate Atlit2015 ecotype Zavitan chromosome 5A, WEW_v2.0, whole genome shotgun sequence genomic DNA carries:
- the LOC119303988 gene encoding sorcin-like encodes MENAVVLREWFDRVDAAGTGNITAPQLQSALAVGNLDFPLSVVQQMIRMYDFDRNGTMSFEEFLALNKFLQKVQGVFSTLERGRGFLSLEDVYEALIKLGFSLDSPAFYTVCESFDKSKKGMVRLDEFISICIFVQSARNLFSSFDTTKQGKVTLDFNQFVYCTANCRI; translated from the exons ATGGAGAACGCGGTGGTGCTCCGGGAGTGGTTCGACCGCGTCGACGCCGCCGGCACCGGCAACATCACGGCTCCTCAGCTCCAG AGCGCGCTCGCCGTGGGCAACCTCGACTTCCCCCTCTCCGTCGTGCAGCAGATGATcag GATGTATGACTTCGATCGGAACGGCACCATGAGCTTCGAAG AGTTTTTGGCTCTTAACAAGTTCCTTCagaag GTGCAGGGTGTCTTCTCCACCCTAGAAAG GGGTCGTGGATTTCTCAGCCTTGAGGATGTGTATGAG GCACTAATCAAACTCGGTTTCTCGTTGGATTCACCTGCCTTCTACACTGTCTGTGAG AGCTTCGACAAGAGCAAGAAGGGGATGGTTCGTTTGGATGAGTTCATATCGATCTGCATCTTTGTGCAGTCAGCTCG TAACTTGTTCAGCTCATTTGACACAACCAAGCAAGGGAAAGTGACATTGGATTTCAACCAGTTCGTCTACTGCA CGGCGAACTGCAGGATATAG